The following coding sequences lie in one Caproicibacterium argilliputei genomic window:
- a CDS encoding 16S rRNA (uracil(1498)-N(3))-methyltransferase: MPRFFIDFVPTGDAVLTGENARHIAKSLRMQPGEAVTLCDGHEHDYFGEIAEISGETVRVRIQETRVSCAEPRIRVTLCQGVPKSDKMDWIVQKAVELGVWRIVPTVTARCISRPDEKAAHKKVLRWQKIAHEAAKQSGRGIIPEVADFMTLKQTCALPGEKRVLFYEGGGERIPVLVGEQDAALTVYVGPEGGFAPEEVQLIQEAGGCAATLGPRILRTETAPLAALAAIMLVTNNL; this comes from the coding sequence ATGCCTCGTTTTTTCATTGATTTTGTTCCTACCGGTGACGCCGTGCTGACCGGAGAAAATGCCCGCCATATTGCCAAAAGTCTGCGGATGCAGCCCGGCGAGGCGGTGACGCTGTGCGATGGACACGAACATGACTACTTTGGTGAAATTGCGGAAATCAGCGGCGAAACCGTCCGTGTCCGCATTCAAGAAACGCGGGTCAGCTGCGCGGAGCCGCGCATCAGGGTGACGCTGTGCCAAGGTGTTCCGAAAAGCGACAAAATGGACTGGATTGTGCAGAAAGCCGTGGAACTGGGAGTTTGGCGGATTGTGCCGACTGTAACGGCACGCTGCATTTCCCGACCGGACGAAAAGGCCGCACATAAAAAGGTGCTGCGCTGGCAGAAAATCGCACACGAAGCAGCCAAGCAGAGCGGACGCGGCATCATACCGGAGGTTGCAGACTTTATGACGCTGAAGCAAACCTGCGCACTGCCCGGCGAAAAGCGTGTGCTGTTCTATGAGGGCGGCGGCGAGCGGATTCCTGTGCTTGTCGGTGAGCAGGACGCCGCTTTGACCGTTTATGTTGGCCCGGAGGGCGGCTTTGCGCCGGAAGAAGTGCAGCTGATACAAGAGGCAGGCGGCTGCGCGGCAACGCTTGGGCCGCGTATTCTGCGCACAGAAACCGCGCCGCTGGCGGCTTTAGCCGCCATTATGCTTGTGACCAATAACTTGTAA
- the ymfI gene encoding elongation factor P 5-aminopentanone reductase codes for MRTALVTGGSRGIGAAVCRRLAADGFHVIINYRTHAEEAETLAAQLGAEAVCADVSSRAACEQLFARAGNVDVLVNNAGIAQQKLFTDITEVEWRRMFAVDIDGVFHCCQLALPYMIHVKRGSIINLSSMWGQVGASCEVHYSAAKAAVIGLTKALAQELGPSNIRVNCIAPGVIDTEMNAAHGPEVLRELAEETPLQRLGTPAEVAAVVSFLAGEDSAFVTGQVLGVNGGMIL; via the coding sequence ATGCGCACAGCGCTTGTTACCGGCGGCAGCCGCGGAATCGGTGCCGCCGTTTGCCGTCGGCTTGCGGCAGACGGGTTTCATGTCATCATCAATTATCGGACGCACGCGGAGGAAGCGGAAACGCTTGCCGCACAGCTTGGCGCCGAGGCGGTTTGTGCGGATGTTTCCAGTCGTGCGGCGTGCGAGCAGCTTTTTGCAAGAGCAGGAAACGTGGACGTTCTGGTCAACAATGCAGGCATTGCCCAGCAGAAGCTGTTTACGGATATTACCGAGGTGGAGTGGCGGCGGATGTTCGCCGTAGATATAGACGGCGTGTTTCACTGCTGCCAGCTGGCACTGCCGTACATGATTCATGTCAAACGCGGAAGCATTATCAATCTTTCCTCCATGTGGGGACAGGTGGGCGCTTCCTGCGAGGTGCATTACTCGGCGGCCAAGGCCGCAGTCATCGGGTTGACTAAAGCACTGGCGCAAGAACTGGGGCCAAGTAACATTCGTGTGAACTGCATCGCCCCCGGCGTGATTGATACGGAAATGAACGCTGCACACGGGCCGGAGGTTTTGCGGGAGCTGGCGGAAGAAACCCCGCTGCAGCGGTTGGGCACACCGGCAGAGGTTGCCGCGGTGGTTTCATTTCTGGCAGGAGAGGACTCTGCCTTTGTGACCGGCCAGGTTTTGGGGGTTAACGGCGGTATGATTCTTTAA
- a CDS encoding cation diffusion facilitator family transporter yields MKDTQTVRRMQEKRDRVIVKTSIVGILTNVLLAVFKAVVGIVSNSIAVVLDAVNNLTDAVSSVITIVGVKLAGKKPDKAHPFGYGRMEYLSAMMIAALVLYAGVTSAVESVKKIVVPEKPAYGAVAMLIIAAAVGVKFVLGRYVRRTGERVHSGSLVASGKDASFDAVVSASVFLSAVLYQLTGISLEAWVGAVIAGIIIKSGIEMILETVGQMLGSRADRDLTGKIKKAVCEVP; encoded by the coding sequence ATGAAGGACACACAGACGGTTCGCCGGATGCAGGAGAAACGCGACCGCGTGATTGTAAAAACCAGCATTGTGGGAATCCTAACCAATGTGCTGCTGGCTGTTTTTAAGGCTGTGGTCGGCATTGTGTCCAATTCGATTGCAGTGGTGCTGGATGCGGTGAATAACCTGACAGATGCGGTTTCTTCGGTCATCACCATAGTCGGGGTCAAGCTTGCCGGGAAGAAGCCGGACAAGGCACACCCCTTTGGTTACGGCCGGATGGAATATCTGTCTGCCATGATGATTGCCGCGCTGGTTCTGTATGCGGGGGTTACCTCCGCGGTGGAGTCTGTAAAAAAAATCGTGGTTCCGGAAAAGCCGGCGTACGGTGCGGTTGCCATGCTGATTATCGCGGCGGCTGTCGGCGTGAAGTTTGTGCTGGGAAGATATGTGAGGCGGACGGGTGAGCGTGTCCACTCCGGTTCCTTGGTTGCCTCTGGAAAGGATGCGTCCTTTGACGCAGTTGTTTCGGCATCGGTTTTCCTGAGCGCGGTGCTTTATCAGCTGACCGGCATTTCACTGGAAGCTTGGGTCGGCGCGGTGATTGCGGGTATCATCATCAAGTCCGGCATTGAAATGATTTTGGAGACGGTCGGGCAGATGCTCGGCAGCCGCGCAGACCGGGACTTGACCGGAAAAATCAAAAAGGCAGTCTGCGAGGTGCCGTAA